The DNA segment TGACGTTCCACCGAGACGATAATCCAACCCCGATTGCCATTATCGCACCATCGGTGTGCCGTTCGGGGATGCCATGCAAGATAACACACCCGCGCTTCAACAAGGAAGGGGATGGCAGTGTTGCTTATCACACCTGAGTGACTTCCAGTACACAATGCCAATCAACCAGCGGAAATCACCATCCATTGACCAGGGTCATGAACGGAGTAGAGGGACATTTCTTTCGCTGTCTCATCGTTTCTTCGCCTAATCCACtggatggaaacaaaacaaacacacacgcgaatTAAAAGAAATCTACAGTTATCgtacctttttgttttttaatgcgTTCACATCGTTTCGCACGTTGCAATCGTCGGCCAAACGCAGCCCCCTTGTCCTGTTTCTGCATCCGCGCTTCACTCGAATAGCTTCGTTCCTTTTCGTTCTTTGAAATCTAAAAATGCTCCATTTTCCAGCTCTCTTTACATTTCCTGCGTCACATTACTGTTGCTACGGGGTTGTATAGTATTATTCTTACTTTCTTTAATTGTATGATTTCTTGTAAGCCTATCGTTTCCATTGCTGCCctgtgcattgttttttttttatttctctccaCCGTTATCAGTCAATTGTTGGCGCTGCTTTTAGCATATTATTCGTCCGTTCGTTTCTCGTTTGTGTCTGCATTTGGATTTCCCTGTCCTTTTTGATGGTAAAATAGTATCCGCAAAGCAGCAACAAAGAGCGTGTTCACAGAAACGTACAGAAAAGTCGAGTGCAATCGTCTTCCCGTCGTACCGAGCATGTTCTGTTTCGCGTGCAGAATGCTGAAGCGGGGTTTAAATTGTCTTTACACTGCCAGGCATACCTCGTCAAACCAATACTCTTCCCTAGATCATTATTGTTTCTTTGTACGGGCAACTAAAATCTCAAATCAAGCAGCATCACTAAAACGGTCATTTCACATCGTATGCATTCACGGACACGCGAAATTTGTTCGATTTACTCTTGGGACTACATTGTCAAtgccattctctctctctctctctctttctttgctCTCGTAGCAGCAAACGAACAGAAACGATCATCTGGCTGGGTTGCgcaattgcaattgcacaAAATTCGCAGTGCGTATCAATCAAACGAAAGGAAAccgaaaaaggaaacacaggCGGTATCTATCAACGATATATACAAAATTGCGGATTGCGGAACACGACCCGACTGCGACCGTGTACGAGACAAACATTGTGAGGACATTTTCATAAAATGCCACCCGTTTACACCACACTGCCACCTCTCTGCCGCTGGAGCCTAGGCTCCCTAccgttcttttttctctctgctCCATTATTATCATCGGCAAGCGAGTAGGGACTCCCGGTAGAAGCCAGGCACGGGCACAAAGCTCTTAACATGTAAAACGtactttaatttaaaaaaaaaacacacattcgaGAACATCGTAGcggtaaaagaaataaattagCTTAGTGAGAGAGGGTCGCGGATTTCCGGTGCAAGGGCGAGAGATGAGGCCGCTAAGAATAAGGGGTGgggatggggtagtggagtgGAGCGAGTCGGTCTGTCTTGTGTGTCACATCGTCCCGTAACCATCACGCTGGATGAATCGTACCaaaccctccctcccccccccccccccccccccccccccccccggtaaGTGTGAAACCGACAGCCGGGCGTTCGGTCGCACTTATCGGCCATCCTTTGTGATGAGCTTGTCGATAAGATCCTGCAGTGGCGCTAGCTCCCGGCGATCGATCAGATTGAACTCCTGCACGAAGTAGATGAAGTGCTTGAAGGAAGTGTTCAGATGGGCTTCCTCGCTCAACCGCACCACCTCGGAGAAGTGCTGATGGTAGATGTGCGCGTACACGCGAAACAGTCGCTTCAGGATCGTTTTGGCGATGTTGATGAAGTTCTTCGGAAACGGTACGCCGATCTTGGACGGGAAGAGCGTTTCATCATCGAGCTGGTCCTGCACCCACGTCATCAGGTAGTCGATGTATTTGGGCGCACTGCACTTGATCGGTTTCTTCACCGTCTGCCCGTCCGCCCAGTGGTACTCGTACTTTGGCCCGGCCGACATAATGCTGCATGTGTCCTCGGTGCAAAACTCCGTGATTGTACCGTACAGCATGTTGATTTGATTAAAGAAGTCTACCGCTAAAAATAGAACACAGAGGCATAATTTTGGGTCCCGTTAGTGCGATGGAATGGTACGGGTTGAGTGGAGGAGGTGGGAGTAGCAAATCGTGCAATTGAGCGGTGGGCGCAAAGAAAGAACAACTACGATACGGGCGTTTGATACGGTGACCGGACACGCGTACCAACACGAGGATAAAATTATCTGCCACCAACTTATCAATGGAAGCGGACGAACGTGACGTCCGCGGAAACGTGCCCGGTTGCGCTCGGTTGgatgtaaacacacacacacacggccacatgcgcatacatacacaccagGTGCGCACTAGAAAGTTAACGGGAAAACGGGGGAAAGAGGGGGGTACGCAGCGGCACACTTACTGTTGACTGCCACCCATTCGTTGAGATCTTCGCCGTCGGGAAGCTGTACCGCGTTGCGCAAATTGCCCGACCCGAGCGTCGCGGCCGCATGCTTCATAAGGTCATACTGGTGTGTGCCTTCCggaatgtttttctttggtttgaatgttttgctcGAGCGACTGCCGGGAAAGGGGAAATGGAAGACAAACGATTAGTGTTTTGCGGGGCGGGTGTGTTTGGTGTTATTTTTGGGGCCCCCGTCCCGGGCTGCGGAGGTGCACCCGAAATCTTCTGCACCACTGGGTTAGCGGATACTTACAACAGGAAGCTCATTGCGCTGGGTTCTGTGCTGCTTGAATGAGTTCGGCCCTCGTTGCTTTCTACCCCCAGATCGACGAAACgaaggagggaaggggggggcCACACTCGGATGGAGACCGCGCAGATAGGACGGACTGATCCTATCCTGCTCCCGGTGTGGTCGGCTagtcaaagaaaaaaacagaaccctACCACTCGTTGCCCTTTGCACTGTCCCAAGCCAAAGGGATGGAGCGGTCCACGACGGTATATTGGGCCAACAACGGCGGTTCGcacttatcacaccaaaaaaccCGAGAAAGCGAAACCGAACCGAGACGGACCGAAACGTAACAGGTCGAGAAACCGGGGGAGGGTGAGGAAACCTGCCGTGCTACCGAAACGATGGGACGACGACGGAAACAATAGTACGGCCTGCCTCGGAATGGACTGGAACAACTTACGAACGGAGCAACATGAAGGCGAATTGAGAAAGTCAAAAATTAAAgacgaaacaaaacgaatctTTGGAACACACTCTGGGCAGTGGAGCGACACCTCTCGTAGTACAATAAAACACCTATGGCCAGATGCATGTGTGGGCGTTTGTGTTGGATTTGTTGTTCcgactggtggtggtgtgtgtggttttgacAGCCCACCGCAGTGTCAGATGCGGTGCAGGTTTACACGCGCCTCTCGACGACTCAGCAGGTGGCGATGCTGAATTGGTTTGGCGAATTTTCTGgcgtggtgttttgtttttaattttctattaATTTTGTGAAAATTGTTCAGATAAAAGTGCAATTTTCTGATCATGCTCTTTGCCCGATTGGAGCAGAAAGTGAAAATGTCTTCTTGTTGTTGTATTCTGCCAGCTGTCATTTTTGCACGCATCGAAATTTGACATGTTTTGGGGCCACTCGGTACCGCAAGATATCATTCGGTTAAGTTTAGATTTAGAGAGTTTTTTAACTTATTTCTTGGTGCAACATTAGAATAAGCAGTAAGTACACACCCTGGGTAGCCCAGTGCATCCCAAACTCCCCCATCAAATGGCCAGTTTGCGCGTCAAACCGCTCCTACCGCTCCCACCTTGGCACCGCTCGCGGATAAACATATTACATAAAATGCTGTAAACCCGgttgtgaaatgtgtttttgtgcttttttcacCCTCCCAAACAACAGATATGATTAACTTACGATGTATCGGTCGCAGCTTCAGGTACTGTTTAAATGCTCGCACCTACAGCATATCGACGAGTGCCGCCACGGCCAAGGCGATTGCCGCGGATGGCAACGGGGACCGCATCAAAGTGCAACCAAAACTTTCGCGCAACACACCCGGCAGTAACGGCAGTGCAGTAGTGGCAGGAGGTTCCAAAAGTAAAGGGAGCAAACATGTTCTGACTTCCGGAGATGGCTATTGCTAACTAACGTTACCTCTGTTGGGTGTCCTTTTAGATCCTATCGTGGCAGCCGCTTTTGCTTCCCTGCGCAGTGACGAGAATGGAAGGGAGGATGGTGCCGCTGGCGGTTCCGACGCGAAGCAGGACGTTCAGATCGATGAGATGATTATGAAGGCAAACACGGTCGCAGAGCTGTTGGCCGTGTCGGACGTGACAAAAGTGAATCGAAAACAAGCGCTGAAAGTGTGTGCCCCCGCTGGAGAAGCTTTCGCTGCCGATTGCACCACGTGCTAAaagtgtatgtttgtttttttgtctgtttgcaCTTTTAGATCGTTTCCATACTGGCCGAATGGAGCTCGATAAAGAAGGTCAACCTGTCAGACTTTGAGAACGATTCACGCTTTGTCGAGCTGTGCAGTCTGCTTGGGCGCACGGGAACGCAACGCACGGCTGGCGGCGCCCGTACCAACGGCGGGGGTCCCTCGGCGAAATCAACCGAGCTGCAGGGTGACGATCTACAGACCGTGCTGGGCATCACCGCCAATGATGAAGCGGCCAAACTGATCGCCGGTCTTACGCTACCTCAAATGATCAAAGTCATGTCATCGTTGGCGGCGAAGAAGAAGCGCAGCATTCCGCTGCTACGCTCGCTGTCGTTCAACATTGCCAGCAGTCCGGGCCAGCTGAACCTGAAGGAGTGTGGCGATCTGCTGTACGCGATGGCGTGCCTCAACTTTCGCGACGTTGTGCTGACCGGACGGATCTGTGCCGATGTCGACCGGGAGCTATCCAAAAATACGGACAAAATGGCCCCGATTGTGTCGGTGCTGACGAGCCTGGGCATGCTGCGTTATCGGGATGGCGCGGTGCTGGACAATCTGTGCGGGTGGATCGCGGCACACCACGAGCTGTGCAAACCGACCCAGCTCGGCTCGCTGCTACTTTCGTTGGCCACGCTAAACTACGAGCCGATCAGTATGGACACGATAAAGGCGAAGTTGGTGGCGAACGTGTCGGAGAACGATTTCATACGCTCGACCGATTGGCTCAACACGGTGTGGTCGTTAACCATTCTGAACTGTGTCAGCGGTGAGCAGCTGTCGTCTGTGCTGAATGCTGACTTTTTCCGCCGGCTGCAGGACGAGCGGCGTGGCAACTTGCAACCTTCGATGAAAATCAAGCTACTTAATATGGCCGCCGCAGCCAAACGGGTGCCCGGTGCGAAGGAATCGCTGCTTGCCACGCATCGAGCGGAGCTGTTTGTACCGTTCGAGCCGTCGAAGGATAAGCGAGTGCTGGTGACGGGCATGCTGGACGCGCTGAAGAGTCTAATACCGTCGGAAAGTATGGTTAAAATTAGTCAGACAACGACCATGGGATTCACGATTGGTAAGCATCGAATTGAAAGCTGGCGAGGGGTAAAAGGAGTGCTAAATAATGAGtattttccttctcttttctCAGATGCTGAATGCGTTTTGGATAAGAAATGCCTGCCACTGCCCGTTGATAAGGAACATGAGCAAGGCACGAGGTACGTGCGTCCTTCCACCAGCacaaatttaccaaaaacactatcaaaataaatttattcgCTTTCTGGTTCCGTTCGTTCGCAGGATTGCGCTGCTAGTGCACGACTATCACGACATGTGTCAGGGACCGCACGTCGCGCTGAACGGCATACAGGCACTGAACATGCGGTTACTGGAGCAGGAGGGCTACACCGTACTGTCGATACCGTACAACGAGTTCAGCACCAGCGACAAGCTGCTGAAGCGCGTGGAATATTTGCAGAAAAAGTTCAAATCCATCGTTACCAGCAAACAGTAGGCGCCGCTCGCGCTGCGCTACATCCTTTGGAGGTTCCTCGCCTCGCACCTAGTGACCGACCGGCGCGGGGCTGCTCTCGGTTATGTCGTTAAGAATGAAGAGAATAAAATATTACCCCTAAAacgtagtgtgtgtgtgtgtgtgcaaaccCTGGCTCACGGGGCGTTTTTACACCAGCTTCTCGTCCAGCCCGACCTGCCACCAGTCGCCGGACTCGGTAAACTCCTGGTCGATCTCGCGCAGCTGCCCGAACACGGACCGGGCCAGTGCGTGCTTGCTTTGTATTTCCTTCAGCACGCTCGGCTGATAGAAGCGGTCCAGCCGCTGCAGCTTCAGGTGGGCCCGCGTTTCCTGCTCGGTCAGGCAGATGCAGTTCCACGGCGACCAGTCCTGGGCGACATTCCAGCGCGGCAGCATCAGGTCGGCCCGATCCGTATCGTTCGAGATGACCGAATGGCCGTGCCAAATGTTTTCCACTATGTGCTTGATGTCGTTCTCCTGTATGATGAACGCGTAGGACGCGAGCGAGCCGCGCTTCCGCTCGTCGCGCCTTATTGCACGCAGGATCGAGCGATAGACGGCAATATCAACGGTCGATCCGAGCAGTGACGTGCACTGGCCACAAACGTCAGCCGATCGTTGGCGTGTGTGCACGGTGAATGCGTTTGCCGGGCGAAGTTTTTTGCATTTGCGGCACAGTTTCGTAACCGGCCCTTTAGAATtggagacagaaagagagagagagagagagagaaagagagcaagagtACCGTAG comes from the Anopheles coluzzii chromosome 2, AcolN3, whole genome shotgun sequence genome and includes:
- the LOC120953693 gene encoding MOB kinase activator-like 1, with the translated sequence MSFLFRSSKTFKPKKNIPEGTHQYDLMKHAAATLGSGNLRNAVQLPDGEDLNEWVAVNTVDFFNQINMLYGTITEFCTEDTCSIMSAGPKYEYHWADGQTVKKPIKCSAPKYIDYLMTWVQDQLDDETLFPSKIGVPFPKNFINIAKTILKRLFRVYAHIYHQHFSEVVRLSEEAHLNTSFKHFIYFVQEFNLIDRRELAPLQDLIDKLITKDGR
- the LOC120953688 gene encoding FAST kinase domain-containing protein 3, mitochondrial encodes the protein MINLRCIGRSFRYCLNARTYSISTSAATAKAIAADGNGDRIKVQPKLSRNTPGSNGSAVVAGGSKNPIVAAAFASLRSDENGREDGAAGGSDAKQDVQIDEMIMKANTVAELLAVSDVTKVNRKQALKIVSILAEWSSIKKVNLSDFENDSRFVELCSLLGRTGTQRTAGGARTNGGGPSAKSTELQGDDLQTVLGITANDEAAKLIAGLTLPQMIKVMSSLAAKKKRSIPLLRSLSFNIASSPGQLNLKECGDLLYAMACLNFRDVVLTGRICADVDRELSKNTDKMAPIVSVLTSLGMLRYRDGAVLDNLCGWIAAHHELCKPTQLGSLLLSLATLNYEPISMDTIKAKLVANVSENDFIRSTDWLNTVWSLTILNCVSGEQLSSVLNADFFRRLQDERRGNLQPSMKIKLLNMAAAAKRVPGAKESLLATHRAELFVPFEPSKDKRVLVTGMLDALKSLIPSESMVKISQTTTMGFTIDAECVLDKKCLPLPVDKEHEQGTRIALLVHDYHDMCQGPHVALNGIQALNMRLLEQEGYTVLSIPYNEFSTSDKLLKRVEYLQKKFKSIVTSKQ